In Chitinophaga sp. HK235, a single window of DNA contains:
- a CDS encoding NADH-quinone oxidoreductase subunit A yields the protein MYTESVFLSATTTPFSYFPIVLQLLAALGFVGITMLATHFLGPKRKTSDKLINFESGIEQRGNARQPVAIKYFLTAILFVLFDVEVIFFYPYAVNFKELGWEGFTAVLMFVGFFLCGFIYIVKKGALKWED from the coding sequence ATGTATACAGAATCTGTATTTTTGTCGGCAACGACTACTCCTTTTAGCTATTTCCCTATAGTACTGCAATTACTTGCTGCTTTAGGTTTTGTTGGGATCACTATGCTAGCCACTCACTTTCTGGGTCCCAAGCGTAAAACAAGTGATAAGCTTATTAACTTTGAGAGCGGAATCGAGCAGCGTGGCAACGCCAGGCAGCCAGTAGCCATTAAGTACTTTCTGACGGCTATCCTCTTTGTGCTCTTCGACGTGGAAGTGATCTTTTTCTACCCATATGCTGTTAACTTTAAAGAGCTGGGCTGGGAAGGATTTACAGCTGTGCTGATGTTTGTGGGCTTCTTCCTGTGCGGATTTATTTACATTGTGAAGAAGGGAGCCCTGAAGTGGGAAGACTAA
- a CDS encoding NADH-quinone oxidoreductase subunit J, translating to MSIQQIIFMVLSVIALVSALGVVLSKNPVTSVLCLIVTFFTIAGHYIMLNAQFLAVVHIIVYAGAIMVLFLYVMMLMNLNAELEPQKRNWLKYAGAISGGALLVVLVAALRDASMPAIGTASTDIGLIKNLGQMLFKQYVVPFEVSSILFLSAMVGAVVIGKKD from the coding sequence ATGAGTATACAACAAATAATTTTCATGGTGCTTTCTGTCATCGCCCTGGTTTCGGCATTGGGCGTAGTACTGAGCAAGAATCCTGTGACGAGCGTATTGTGTCTGATCGTAACCTTCTTTACCATTGCAGGGCATTATATCATGCTGAACGCCCAGTTTCTGGCCGTGGTGCATATTATTGTGTATGCCGGTGCGATCATGGTATTGTTCCTTTATGTGATGATGCTGATGAATCTGAATGCAGAGCTGGAGCCCCAGAAGCGTAACTGGCTGAAATATGCCGGCGCTATCAGCGGTGGTGCCTTACTGGTAGTACTGGTAGCTGCCCTGCGTGATGCCAGCATGCCTGCAATCGGTACAGCATCCACAGATATAGGGTTGATCAAAAACCTGGGACAGATGTTATTCAAGCAATATGTAGTGCCATTTGAGGTGAGCAGTATCCTGTTCCTTAGCGCCATGGTGGGTGCAGTTGTTATTGGTAAAAAAGACTAA
- the nuoH gene encoding NADH-quinone oxidoreductase subunit NuoH — MTLLSIDWFFILEKILLISAVLVLSLVVAMYSTWGERKVAAWIQDRLGPNRAGPMGLLQPLADGGKLFFKEEIIPTNSNRFLFILGPSIAMLVACMTSAVIPWGDTLTIAGRTISLQVADVNIGILFIFGVVSMGVYGIMIGGWASNNKYSLLASVRAASQIISYELPMGLALIALLMLTGTLSLKEIVEQQRHSLWNVVYQPLGFFIFLICAFAETNRTPFDLPEAENELNGGYHLEYSSMKLGFYLFAEYINMFVSSALMATMYFGGYAFPGMDSLGLSPNLLTILGFLALFVKILVFIFFFMWVRWTIPRFRYDQLMRLGWRVMIPLALANMLITGATVLARQH, encoded by the coding sequence ATGACGTTATTAAGCATAGACTGGTTTTTTATTCTTGAGAAAATACTGCTGATATCCGCAGTGTTGGTACTGTCACTGGTAGTGGCCATGTACTCTACCTGGGGCGAAAGAAAGGTGGCTGCCTGGATTCAGGACCGTTTAGGCCCTAACCGTGCAGGTCCAATGGGATTGCTGCAACCCCTGGCAGATGGTGGTAAACTCTTCTTCAAGGAAGAGATCATCCCCACCAACTCCAACCGGTTCCTCTTCATCCTGGGTCCTTCCATCGCCATGCTGGTAGCCTGTATGACCAGCGCCGTAATTCCATGGGGCGACACCCTGACCATTGCCGGCCGCACCATTTCCTTGCAGGTGGCTGATGTAAACATCGGTATCCTGTTCATCTTCGGTGTGGTGAGCATGGGCGTATACGGTATTATGATCGGTGGCTGGGCATCCAACAACAAATACTCCCTGCTGGCGTCTGTGAGGGCTGCCTCCCAGATCATCTCCTACGAACTGCCAATGGGTCTGGCGCTGATCGCATTGCTGATGCTGACCGGCACCCTGAGCCTGAAGGAAATCGTGGAGCAGCAACGTCATAGCCTGTGGAACGTGGTATACCAGCCGCTGGGCTTCTTTATCTTCCTGATATGTGCTTTTGCGGAAACTAACCGTACGCCGTTTGACCTGCCGGAAGCAGAGAACGAGCTGAATGGCGGTTACCACCTGGAATACTCTTCCATGAAACTGGGCTTTTACCTCTTTGCGGAATATATCAACATGTTTGTCAGCTCTGCGCTGATGGCCACTATGTATTTCGGCGGATATGCCTTCCCTGGCATGGACAGCCTGGGCCTTAGTCCCAATCTGCTCACCATACTGGGCTTCCTGGCATTGTTTGTCAAAATACTGGTGTTTATATTCTTCTTTATGTGGGTACGGTGGACGATCCCAAGATTCCGTTATGATCAGCTGATGCGTCTGGGCTGGAGAGTGATGATCCCGCTGGCACTGGCGAACATGCTGATTACCGGAGCAACTGTATTGGCTCGTCAACACTAA
- a CDS encoding NADH-quinone oxidoreductase subunit B — MARPVQYNTNVKMVEIPEGYSGEGFYATSFDKAIGLARKNSIWPLPFATSCCGIEFMATMAATYDLARFGAERMAFTPRQCDLLMVMGTISKKMGPIVRQVYLQMAEPRWVMAVGACACSGGIFDTYSVLQGIDQVIPVDVYVPGCPPRPEGIIDGFMKIQQLVGNESLRRRNSDRYKELMESYGIK, encoded by the coding sequence ATGGCTCGTCCGGTTCAATATAATACCAATGTGAAGATGGTGGAAATCCCGGAAGGATATTCCGGAGAAGGGTTTTATGCCACTTCTTTTGACAAAGCGATAGGTCTGGCGCGTAAAAATTCCATCTGGCCTTTACCATTTGCTACTTCCTGCTGTGGTATTGAATTTATGGCCACCATGGCTGCTACCTACGATCTGGCCCGTTTTGGGGCAGAACGTATGGCTTTTACGCCGCGTCAGTGTGACCTGCTCATGGTAATGGGCACCATTTCCAAAAAAATGGGTCCTATCGTGCGTCAGGTATATCTGCAGATGGCCGAACCGCGCTGGGTGATGGCAGTAGGTGCCTGCGCCTGCAGTGGTGGTATTTTTGATACATATTCTGTTTTACAAGGTATCGATCAGGTAATTCCGGTGGATGTATATGTTCCCGGATGCCCTCCCAGACCCGAAGGTATTATCGATGGTTTTATGAAAATACAGCAGCTGGTGGGTAATGAAAGCCTGCGCCGCCGTAATTCAGACCGGTATAAGGAGCTGATGGAATCCTACGGTATCAAATAA
- the nuoE gene encoding NAD(P)H-dependent oxidoreductase subunit E, producing MAVVQFSEEKLNKVKEIIARYPEGKQKSALIPVLHLAQEEFDGWLSTETMDYVASLLQIKPIEVYEVATFYSMFNLKPVGKYLFEVCQTGPCMVSGSDQIIDYIKSKLGIGVGETTPDGMFTLKTVECLGACGYAPMMQLGKHFREHLTPAKVDEIIAECRAKAN from the coding sequence ATGGCTGTGGTTCAATTTTCTGAAGAGAAACTGAATAAAGTAAAAGAGATCATCGCACGCTACCCGGAAGGGAAGCAGAAAAGTGCGCTGATACCCGTGCTGCATCTGGCACAGGAAGAATTTGACGGTTGGCTGAGTACGGAAACAATGGACTATGTTGCGTCTTTACTGCAAATAAAACCCATTGAAGTGTACGAAGTAGCCACATTCTACAGCATGTTCAATCTGAAGCCGGTGGGCAAATACCTGTTTGAGGTATGTCAGACAGGGCCATGTATGGTAAGTGGTTCTGATCAGATCATTGACTATATCAAGAGCAAACTGGGTATCGGGGTAGGTGAAACTACGCCTGATGGCATGTTTACCCTTAAAACGGTAGAATGCCTGGGTGCCTGCGGATACGCGCCTATGATGCAACTGGGCAAACACTTCCGCGAACACCTGACTCCTGCAAAAGTGGATGAGATCATCGCAGAATGCAGGGCAAAAGCAAACTAA
- the nuoK gene encoding NADH-quinone oxidoreductase subunit NuoK — translation MPVQYYIFLSIALFCIGVMGVLMRRNAIIIFMCIELMLNAVNLLLVSFSKMWADAGRVDAGSAQLFVFFIMVVAAAEVAVGLAIITMVYRNTHSVDINILNRLKN, via the coding sequence ATGCCTGTTCAATATTACATATTCCTGAGTATCGCCCTGTTCTGTATTGGTGTGATGGGTGTATTGATGCGTCGTAATGCGATCATCATCTTCATGTGCATAGAGCTGATGCTCAATGCGGTAAACCTGCTGCTGGTGTCTTTCTCCAAAATGTGGGCAGACGCAGGAAGAGTAGATGCCGGATCAGCGCAATTGTTTGTATTCTTTATTATGGTGGTGGCAGCTGCGGAAGTGGCAGTAGGCCTGGCTATCATTACAATGGTCTACAGAAATACACATTCAGTAGATATAAACATTCTTAACAGGCTGAAAAATTAA
- the nuoI gene encoding NADH-quinone oxidoreductase subunit NuoI — protein sequence MQSLTNRAKPVDRSPMTLAEKMYIPAIAKGMSITLKHLFKRKATVSFPEQRRQFSPVFRGLHVLNRDEEGRERCTACGLCAVACPAEAITMEAAERKPGEENLYREEKYAARYEINMLRCIFCGFCEEACPKDAIYMSETFAPSNYQRKGFIYGKDDLLIPNPKQQGK from the coding sequence ATGCAATCATTAACAAACAGGGCAAAACCGGTAGACCGTAGCCCGATGACCCTTGCGGAAAAAATGTACATTCCTGCCATTGCGAAAGGCATGAGCATTACCCTCAAGCACTTATTCAAACGTAAGGCTACCGTAAGTTTCCCGGAACAGAGACGTCAATTCAGCCCGGTATTCCGTGGTTTGCACGTACTGAACCGTGATGAGGAAGGTCGTGAAAGATGCACCGCCTGCGGCCTTTGTGCTGTAGCCTGCCCGGCAGAAGCCATTACTATGGAAGCTGCTGAAAGGAAGCCCGGAGAGGAAAATCTGTACAGGGAAGAAAAATATGCGGCCAGGTATGAGATCAACATGCTGCGTTGTATTTTCTGCGGATTCTGTGAAGAAGCCTGCCCCAAAGATGCCATTTACATGTCTGAAACCTTTGCTCCTTCCAACTATCAGCGTAAAGGCTTCATTTATGGAAAGGATGATCTGTTGATTCCTAATCCGAAACAACAGGGTAAATAA
- a CDS encoding NADH-quinone oxidoreductase subunit C, whose product MSLTNERIQQRLTEKFGDVLTGFEEPFGMLTFTAQKDYNLKIMQFLFDDEELRFRFLTDITAVHYPERKGEELAVVYHLHNFVDNVRLRMKVYTPVASPKVFTATSLYQSANWMERETYDFFGIDFVGHPNLIRILNVDEMTYFPMRKEFPLEDPMRTDKDDEMFGRGGHF is encoded by the coding sequence ATGTCTTTAACAAACGAACGCATACAGCAACGCCTGACAGAGAAGTTCGGGGATGTGCTGACCGGCTTTGAAGAGCCGTTCGGAATGCTCACCTTCACTGCACAGAAAGATTATAACCTTAAAATAATGCAATTCCTGTTTGATGATGAGGAATTGCGTTTTCGTTTTCTGACGGATATCACAGCCGTGCATTATCCCGAAAGAAAAGGAGAGGAACTGGCAGTGGTATACCATCTGCACAACTTTGTTGACAATGTCAGGCTGCGAATGAAAGTATATACGCCGGTCGCTTCACCTAAGGTGTTCACCGCTACCAGCTTGTATCAATCTGCCAACTGGATGGAACGGGAAACCTATGATTTCTTCGGAATCGATTTCGTTGGACATCCTAACCTGATCCGTATCCTTAATGTGGACGAAATGACCTATTTCCCCATGCGTAAGGAATTCCCACTGGAAGACCCTATGCGTACGGACAAAGACGACGAAATGTTTGGTCGGGGCGGTCACTTTTAA
- a CDS encoding lipopolysaccharide assembly protein LapB: protein MNRRKSLLVALLCAASGSVMAQSVEDGLKDLYYGKNLSAKQTFEKVIAAKPTDDKAYYYMGIAQLALEDVAGATATFQKGLQTVPTSALLQAGMGRIDLIKGDAAAAKTKFEAASAATQGRDGDVARAIADANTEVKGGDRAYALTVMDKLLNNEGRKKKEMYTATAADYIEQGDAYRYLGGENGGKAIGAYEKALELSANNAEAVMKEGMVNYNARLKAEAVADWTKATNMDPNYAPAFHELFLFYTTPKKDQLSWDKAAEYLEKYMKVADPADKLKNEYYSASISFFKKDYDNAISKGNAALAGADAIYKGKFSRLIGDAYLQKGDSLNAKKVMDDYAKSVGNNKLEPNDYKLLSEIYGRVRVQDSVQAAVNDSLASLYLEKYATSDTTKDVDTYRNVAESFKKLRDFKRSAEWYTKLVNDFDDKANPGKLQDYFWKGTMEMYARDYDAADATYGTFITKYPEQEAFGLYWRGRANMAKDPDAKLGLAVPYFQKFFEIDGPEKAKIKSNQLMFPYQYLMIYYYNKDDKANLQIYMDKVLSLDPNNPTVKQIKENQAAPAAKPAAKPAGGPKATQNKK from the coding sequence ATGAACAGACGGAAAAGTTTACTCGTAGCATTGCTGTGTGCCGCCTCGGGGAGCGTAATGGCTCAATCTGTGGAGGATGGATTGAAAGACCTGTATTATGGTAAAAACCTGTCCGCCAAACAGACGTTTGAAAAGGTAATTGCTGCGAAACCTACGGATGACAAGGCTTATTATTACATGGGTATAGCACAACTCGCACTGGAAGATGTAGCTGGCGCCACTGCTACTTTCCAGAAAGGGTTGCAGACAGTTCCTACCTCTGCATTATTACAAGCTGGTATGGGACGTATAGACCTGATAAAAGGTGATGCTGCCGCTGCAAAGACTAAATTTGAAGCCGCCAGCGCTGCCACCCAGGGCCGTGATGGAGATGTAGCCCGCGCTATCGCAGATGCCAACACTGAAGTCAAAGGTGGTGACCGTGCCTACGCCCTCACTGTAATGGACAAGCTCCTGAACAATGAAGGCCGTAAAAAGAAAGAAATGTACACCGCTACTGCAGCTGACTATATCGAGCAAGGGGATGCTTACCGCTACCTCGGTGGCGAAAACGGTGGTAAAGCGATCGGTGCCTATGAAAAAGCACTGGAACTGAGCGCTAACAACGCTGAGGCTGTAATGAAAGAAGGTATGGTTAACTACAACGCCAGACTGAAAGCTGAAGCGGTGGCCGACTGGACCAAAGCTACCAACATGGACCCGAACTATGCTCCTGCTTTCCACGAGCTGTTCCTGTTCTACACTACTCCTAAAAAAGATCAGCTGTCATGGGACAAAGCAGCAGAATACCTGGAAAAATACATGAAGGTAGCTGACCCTGCAGACAAGCTGAAAAATGAATACTACTCCGCTTCCATCTCCTTCTTCAAAAAAGATTACGATAACGCTATCAGCAAGGGTAATGCTGCCCTGGCCGGTGCGGACGCTATCTACAAAGGCAAGTTCAGCCGCTTGATCGGTGATGCTTACCTGCAGAAAGGTGATTCCCTGAACGCTAAGAAGGTAATGGATGACTACGCTAAATCCGTAGGCAACAACAAACTGGAGCCAAACGATTACAAACTGCTGAGTGAAATCTATGGCCGTGTAAGAGTACAGGATTCCGTACAGGCTGCTGTGAACGATTCACTGGCTTCCCTGTATCTGGAAAAATACGCTACTTCTGATACTACCAAGGACGTAGACACTTACCGCAACGTGGCAGAGTCTTTCAAGAAGCTGCGTGACTTCAAACGCTCTGCAGAATGGTATACCAAACTGGTAAATGATTTTGATGATAAAGCCAACCCCGGCAAACTCCAGGACTACTTCTGGAAAGGTACCATGGAAATGTACGCACGTGACTATGATGCTGCCGATGCTACTTATGGCACCTTTATCACCAAATATCCTGAGCAGGAAGCGTTTGGCTTATACTGGAGAGGCCGTGCCAACATGGCAAAAGACCCGGATGCGAAACTGGGCCTGGCTGTGCCTTACTTCCAGAAGTTCTTTGAAATAGATGGTCCTGAGAAAGCTAAAATCAAGTCTAATCAGCTGATGTTCCCTTATCAGTACCTGATGATTTATTACTATAACAAGGATGACAAAGCTAATCTCCAGATTTACATGGATAAAGTACTGTCTCTCGACCCGAATAATCCTACTGTAAAACAGATTAAAGAAAATCAGGCTGCTCCGGCTGCAAAACCTGCCGCAAAACCTGCAGGTGGTCCCAAAGCTACCCAGAATAAAAAATAA
- a CDS encoding NADH-quinone oxidoreductase subunit D gives MLDQKQHIKLPEGSIEKNTTTLNLGPTHPATHGVFQNILEIDGERIVSAVSTVGYIHRAFEKIAERRPYYQITPLTDRLNYCSAPINNFGWIMTVEKLLGLELPKRVDYLRVIIMELARIADHLICNAVMGVDTGALTGFVYLMTYRELIYEIYEEICGSRLTTNIGRIGGFERNFTPAAFEKIERFLKEYPEALKEFETLLTRNRIFMERTQGVGAISAERAMSYGFTGPNLRAAGVDYDVRVATPYSSYQDFDFSVPVGTTGDCYDRYLVRNAEMWESISIIRQAMEKLKGLPDDVYHADVPAYYLPDKKDVYTKMEALIYHFKIVMGETDILPGEVYNAVEGANGELGFYLISDGGRSPYRLHFRRPCFIYYQAYAELVKGAMLSDAIVCMSSLNLIAGELDA, from the coding sequence ATGTTAGATCAGAAACAACATATAAAACTGCCGGAAGGCTCCATAGAAAAAAATACGACCACGCTGAACCTGGGTCCTACACACCCGGCTACACACGGCGTATTCCAGAATATCCTGGAAATAGACGGCGAAAGGATTGTGAGCGCAGTATCTACTGTAGGATATATTCACCGCGCATTTGAGAAAATCGCAGAACGCCGTCCCTATTACCAGATCACTCCGCTGACCGACAGGCTCAACTACTGCTCTGCCCCCATCAACAACTTCGGATGGATCATGACAGTAGAAAAACTGCTGGGCCTCGAATTACCCAAAAGGGTAGATTATCTGCGTGTGATCATCATGGAGCTGGCCCGTATAGCAGACCACCTGATTTGTAACGCGGTAATGGGCGTGGATACCGGTGCACTCACCGGTTTCGTATACCTCATGACCTATCGCGAACTCATATACGAAATTTACGAAGAAATATGCGGCTCCCGCCTGACGACCAACATTGGTCGTATTGGTGGCTTCGAAAGAAACTTCACGCCGGCAGCTTTCGAGAAAATTGAACGTTTCCTGAAAGAATATCCTGAGGCACTGAAAGAATTCGAAACCCTGCTTACCCGTAACCGTATCTTCATGGAACGTACACAGGGAGTAGGCGCCATCAGCGCAGAAAGAGCGATGAGCTACGGCTTCACCGGTCCTAACCTCAGGGCTGCCGGTGTAGACTACGACGTGCGCGTGGCCACCCCATATTCTTCTTACCAGGACTTCGACTTCTCTGTACCAGTAGGTACTACCGGCGACTGCTACGACCGTTATCTCGTACGCAACGCTGAAATGTGGGAAAGTATCAGCATTATCCGTCAGGCGATGGAAAAACTGAAAGGCCTGCCTGATGATGTATACCATGCCGACGTACCGGCTTATTACCTGCCTGATAAAAAGGATGTATATACCAAGATGGAAGCACTCATCTATCACTTTAAAATAGTGATGGGTGAAACGGACATCTTACCAGGTGAGGTATACAACGCAGTAGAAGGTGCCAACGGAGAGCTGGGCTTCTACCTGATCAGTGATGGCGGCCGCAGCCCTTACCGTCTGCATTTCCGTCGTCCCTGCTTTATCTACTACCAGGCTTATGCCGAACTGGTGAAAGGCGCCATGCTGAGCGACGCGATCGTGTGTATGAGTAGTCTCAACCTGATTGCCGGTGAGCTGGACGCGTAG
- the nuoF gene encoding NADH-quinone oxidoreductase subunit NuoF, with amino-acid sequence MGRKLLLDKAHIEGIRYYDTYRSNGGYAAAEKALKSMGPDAVVEEVKKSGLRGRGGAGFPTGLKWSFIAKPEGVPRYLVCNADESEPGTFKDRYLMEFIPHLLIEGLLISSFALGANSAYIYIRGEYAWIPDILEQAIAEAKNKGWLGKNILGTGFDLEIYVQRGAGAYICGEETALLESLEGKRGNPRIKPPFPAVKGLWGCPTVVNNVETIAAVVPIINIGGDEYIKFGIGKSTGTKLISACGNINKPGVYEIEMNISVEEFIYSDEYCGGIKGGKRLKACIPGGSSVPVLPANLLLKTAKGETRMMTYESLNDGGFATGSMLGSGGFIVMDEDQCIVRNTLTFARFYHHESCGQCSPCREGTGWMKKVLHNIEYGKGKMSDIDLLWDIQRKIEGNTICPLGDAAAWPVAAAIRHFRDEFEWHVKHPDEALTRNFGLAHYADPLPLPEPAAV; translated from the coding sequence ATGGGACGCAAATTACTGTTAGACAAAGCACACATAGAAGGTATCCGGTATTATGATACTTACCGGAGCAACGGCGGTTATGCTGCAGCAGAGAAAGCGCTGAAATCCATGGGGCCTGATGCCGTAGTGGAAGAAGTGAAAAAAAGCGGCCTCAGAGGTCGTGGTGGTGCAGGTTTCCCTACCGGTCTGAAATGGAGTTTCATCGCCAAACCGGAAGGTGTTCCCCGTTACCTCGTGTGCAATGCGGACGAATCTGAGCCAGGTACTTTCAAAGACCGTTACCTGATGGAGTTCATCCCTCACCTGCTGATAGAAGGCCTGCTCATATCCAGTTTTGCCCTGGGTGCTAACAGTGCGTATATCTATATCCGTGGCGAATATGCCTGGATTCCGGATATCCTGGAACAGGCCATCGCAGAAGCGAAAAACAAAGGCTGGCTGGGTAAAAACATCCTCGGCACCGGCTTTGACCTCGAAATATATGTACAACGCGGCGCCGGCGCTTATATCTGCGGGGAAGAAACAGCCCTGCTGGAATCGCTGGAAGGTAAACGCGGCAACCCCCGTATCAAACCACCATTCCCAGCCGTAAAAGGTTTATGGGGATGCCCTACCGTGGTAAACAACGTAGAAACCATCGCAGCCGTAGTTCCTATCATTAACATCGGCGGCGACGAATATATCAAATTCGGTATCGGCAAATCTACCGGTACCAAACTCATCTCTGCCTGTGGTAATATCAACAAACCCGGCGTTTATGAGATCGAAATGAACATCTCTGTAGAAGAATTTATCTATTCCGATGAATACTGCGGAGGCATCAAAGGTGGTAAACGCCTGAAAGCCTGCATCCCCGGCGGTTCTTCCGTACCGGTGCTGCCGGCCAACCTGCTGCTGAAAACAGCCAAAGGCGAAACCCGTATGATGACCTACGAAAGCCTGAACGACGGCGGCTTTGCCACCGGCTCCATGCTGGGCTCCGGCGGTTTCATCGTGATGGACGAAGACCAGTGCATTGTACGCAACACCCTCACCTTTGCCCGTTTCTACCACCACGAAAGCTGCGGTCAGTGCAGCCCTTGCCGTGAAGGTACCGGCTGGATGAAAAAAGTCCTGCACAACATCGAATACGGAAAAGGTAAAATGAGTGATATAGATCTGTTGTGGGATATTCAGCGGAAAATAGAAGGCAACACCATCTGCCCGCTCGGCGACGCCGCCGCATGGCCGGTTGCTGCTGCCATCCGTCACTTCCGCGATGAGTTTGAATGGCATGTGAAACACCCGGATGAAGCGCTTACCCGTAACTTCGGACTGGCGCACTATGCTGACCCGCTTCCTTTACCGGAACCAGCAGCTGTATAG
- a CDS encoding 2Fe-2S iron-sulfur cluster-binding protein produces MAEEKKLFKVKIDNISVEVEPGTTILNAARKIGGDVVPPAMCYYSKLQGSGGKCRTCLVKVSKGSDADPRPMPKLVASCRTTVMDGMEVANITSPEVQEARKGVVEFLLLNHPLDCPVCDQAGECDLQNLSYEHGAEATRYEFKRRTFDKIDIGDKIQLHMTRCILCYRCVYTADQLTEKREHGILGRGDASEISTYIHQSLDNEFIGNVIDVCPVGALTDKTFRFKNRVWFLKPVDAHRNCENPKCCGKTVLWMRGDEVFRVTARKDQYGEVEDFICNTCRFEKKEKSDWIIEGPRKIDRHSVISQGHYVNTVKPKDPLVEVLDGRQPKLLFDIHTQSQVNRPDIDLSKIEGPAHSDDFNK; encoded by the coding sequence ATGGCGGAGGAAAAAAAATTATTCAAGGTTAAGATCGATAACATCTCCGTAGAGGTCGAACCTGGTACAACGATACTGAATGCGGCCCGGAAGATAGGTGGGGATGTAGTGCCGCCGGCTATGTGCTACTATTCCAAGTTACAGGGCAGCGGTGGTAAATGCCGTACCTGTCTGGTAAAAGTGTCCAAAGGCTCCGATGCCGATCCGCGCCCGATGCCTAAACTGGTGGCCAGCTGCCGTACTACCGTAATGGACGGTATGGAAGTAGCCAACATCACTTCTCCTGAAGTACAGGAAGCCCGTAAGGGTGTAGTAGAATTCCTGCTGCTCAACCACCCGCTCGACTGCCCCGTTTGCGACCAGGCCGGTGAATGCGACCTGCAGAACCTGAGCTACGAACACGGCGCTGAAGCTACCCGCTACGAATTCAAACGCAGAACATTCGATAAAATCGATATCGGCGACAAAATACAGCTGCACATGACCCGTTGCATCCTTTGCTACCGTTGTGTGTATACCGCTGACCAGCTGACGGAAAAACGTGAACACGGCATACTCGGCCGTGGCGACGCTTCCGAAATCAGCACTTATATCCATCAGTCTCTCGACAACGAGTTTATCGGCAACGTGATCGACGTTTGCCCGGTAGGCGCACTGACGGATAAGACCTTCCGTTTCAAAAACCGTGTATGGTTCCTGAAACCGGTAGATGCTCACCGTAACTGCGAAAATCCTAAATGCTGTGGTAAAACCGTATTGTGGATGCGTGGTGACGAGGTGTTCCGCGTAACAGCCCGTAAAGATCAATACGGTGAAGTGGAAGACTTTATCTGTAACACCTGCCGTTTCGAGAAAAAGGAAAAATCAGACTGGATCATTGAAGGGCCGCGCAAAATTGACCGTCACAGTGTTATTTCTCAGGGCCATTACGTAAATACCGTTAAACCGAAAGATCCACTGGTGGAGGTATTGGATGGCAGACAGCCCAAGCTGCTGTTTGATATCCACACTCAAAGCCAGGTAAACAGACCGGATATCGATCTGTCAAAGATCGAAGGTCCTGCTCACTCGGACGATTTTAATAAGTAA